One part of the Rutidosis leptorrhynchoides isolate AG116_Rl617_1_P2 chromosome 1, CSIRO_AGI_Rlap_v1, whole genome shotgun sequence genome encodes these proteins:
- the LOC139885905 gene encoding abscisic stress-ripening protein 3-like: MAEEKKHHHFFHHNNEDETVQCDGVEKTHDYQEQEKTHKRHEHLGELGAAAAGGYAVYEKHEAKKDPEHAHRHKLEEEIAAAAAVGAGGYAFHEHHEKKEAKNEDEEANGKKHHHFFN, encoded by the exons ATGGCTGAAGAGAAGAAACACCATCACTTCTTCCATCACAACAATGAGGACGAAACAGTGCAATGCGACGGTGTTGAAAAAACACATGATTATCAAGAACAAGAGAAGACACACAAGAGGCATGAGCACCTGGGTGAACTTGGTGCTGCTGCTGCCGGTGGCTATGCAGTT TACGAGAAACATGAGGCGAAAAAGGACCCCGAACATGCACATCGTCACAAACTCGAGGAAGAGATTGCAGCAGCAGCTGCAGTGGGAGCGGGTGGATACGCGTTCCACGAGCATCATGAAAAGAAAGAAGCTAAGAATGAAGATGAAGAAGCCAATGGGAAGAAGCATCATCATTTCTTTAATTAG